The region CGACGTCATCGTGCCGGGCTTGGCACCCGCGCTCGCCTCCTGCGGGGCGATCTGCTTTGCCACCTCAATGGGCGCATTTGGTACAGCCTTTACCTTGGGCACGCGACTGAACGTCACCCCGGTGGCGATCTACAACGTGTTCACCAACTACGCCAACTTTGCCGTCGCCGCTGCGCTGTCGGTGGTGCTGGGGGCGGTGACCTGGGCCGTGTTGCTGTTGACACGGCGGCTGGTGAAAAACGCGGGGACAGTCCTGTGAAGCGCTCTTCGCTGTTTGTGATTCAACTGCTGTTTACCCTGCTGGTGTGCGCCTTCATGTTGGTGCCGGTGGTGATGTCATTGTTGGCCGGGTTGACGCGCAACTTCTTTGTCGGCCTGTCCAGTGGGTTGACCTTCGACTGGCTGATCCAGGTGTGGCAGGCCTATTCGCCGACCGTGTGGCTGTCACTGCAATTGGCCCTGGCCTGCGCGGTATGCGTCTGCGTGATCGGCGTACCTGCGGCCTATGCCCTTGTGCGGATGAACAACCGCTTCAGTCGCGCCTTCGAAGAACTGATGGTGCTGCCGGTGGCAATGCCGGGGTTGGCCAGTGCGTTGGCGTTGCTGCTGACCTACGGCCAGTTCGGCACGTTTCGCAGCAGTTGGTTGTTCATCCTCGTCGGCCACGTGCTGTTCACCTTGCCGTTTCTGGTGCGCCCGGTGATGGCCGTGATGCAACGCCAGCAACTGCCGGTGCTGGAGGAGGCGGCGGCGAGCCTCGGCGCAGGGCCGATCAAGCGCTTCTTCAGCGTGGTAGTACCGAACTGCCGGGCGGGGATTCTCGCCGGCGTGCTGATGGTGGTGACCCTGAGCCTGGGTGAATTCAACCTGACGTGGATGCTGCATACACCCATGACCAAAACGCTGCCCGTAGGCCTGGCCGACAGCTACGCCTCGGCCCGCCTGGAAATCGCCAGCGCCTACACCCTTATCTTTTTGCTGATGATCGTGCCGCTGCTGATTGCGCTGCAGGCCATCAGTGCTCGTTTGTCCCGTGGAGAGCGTCGATGACCGCTATCACTATCCGGTTACAGGGCTGTCGCAAGGCATTCGCCGACGGCACCGTGGCCGTGCATGACCTGAATTTGACTGTCGAGGGCGGTGAAACCCTGGCCATTCTCGGCCCGTCCGGCTGTGGCAAAACCACGACCCTGCGCCTGATTGCCGGCCTGGAGCGCCCGGACGTGGGCCAGGTGTTTTTCGGCGATCAAGACGTCACCCGCCTGCCCATCGAGCGTCGCGATGTGGGCATGGTGTTCCAGAACTACGCGCTGTTTCCTAACCTGGATGTGGCCGGCAACATCGTCTACGGCTTGAAGATTCGCGGTGTGTCGGCGCCGGCGCGCAACAAGCGCTGTGAAGAGTTGCTGGAACTGGTGGGCTTGCAGCACCACGGCAAGCGCAGCATCCATGAACTCTCGGGGGGGCAGCGTCAGCGCGTGGCCCTGGCTCGGGCGCTGGCTCCGCGGCCTAAAGTGCTGTTGCTGGATGAACCCCTGGCCGCCCTCGATGCGCAATTGCGCGAGCGGTTGCGCAGTGAGTTGGACCAACTGCTGCGCGGGCTCGGCATCACCTCGGTATTTGTCACCCACGATCAGGGCGAAGCCATGGCCCTGGGCGACCGCATCCTGGTGATGGAGCAGGGGCGTGTAGCGCAACTGGCCAGCCCACGGCAGATCTATCAGCAACCGGCCAACGCCTTCGTCGCCGGTTTCGTCGGCAATCTCAATGCCTTCGTGGTACTCGACCGCACCGCCCATGGCCTGAAAGTCTGCGGCGGTGAGCTGCCGTGGCACGCCGCCGACCGCCCCGGCACCGTGTACTGCCGCCCCGAACACCTGCGCGTGATGGAGGGCGAGGGGCACTTGCACGGCCACCTGTTGGCGCAGTTCTTCCAGGGGGCACAAAGCCGCCTGTTGGTGGATGTCGGCGGCCCACAACCGCTGCTGGTGGACAGCAGCGACAACCAGTTG is a window of Pseudomonas antarctica DNA encoding:
- a CDS encoding ABC transporter permease, translating into MKRSSLFVIQLLFTLLVCAFMLVPVVMSLLAGLTRNFFVGLSSGLTFDWLIQVWQAYSPTVWLSLQLALACAVCVCVIGVPAAYALVRMNNRFSRAFEELMVLPVAMPGLASALALLLTYGQFGTFRSSWLFILVGHVLFTLPFLVRPVMAVMQRQQLPVLEEAAASLGAGPIKRFFSVVVPNCRAGILAGVLMVVTLSLGEFNLTWMLHTPMTKTLPVGLADSYASARLEIASAYTLIFLLMIVPLLIALQAISARLSRGERR
- a CDS encoding ABC transporter ATP-binding protein — encoded protein: MTAITIRLQGCRKAFADGTVAVHDLNLTVEGGETLAILGPSGCGKTTTLRLIAGLERPDVGQVFFGDQDVTRLPIERRDVGMVFQNYALFPNLDVAGNIVYGLKIRGVSAPARNKRCEELLELVGLQHHGKRSIHELSGGQRQRVALARALAPRPKVLLLDEPLAALDAQLRERLRSELDQLLRGLGITSVFVTHDQGEAMALGDRILVMEQGRVAQLASPRQIYQQPANAFVAGFVGNLNAFVVLDRTAHGLKVCGGELPWHAADRPGTVYCRPEHLRVMEGEGHLHGHLLAQFFQGAQSRLLVDVGGPQPLLVDSSDNQLHSVGAPIALAIAPHMLFTLNA